One window of Nicotiana tomentosiformis chromosome 11, ASM39032v3, whole genome shotgun sequence genomic DNA carries:
- the LOC104113641 gene encoding peptidyl-prolyl cis-trans isomerase CYP28, chloroplastic, with protein MGCSATLLPSPPPHLHRPPTFKPLLNRRSLLFLSTTLSFPATTISTSSATPPPQPDTTITERVYLDFSICPNYFTNRTLGDDLSNCSDSEPIGRLVLGLYGNLVPITVSNFKSMCTGTSGSTYKGTLVQKIFPGQFFMAGRQGRRDKGEVKPPLELIRNTETVESKAFVLEHNRGGIVSLPLSENDDDDDLKLNPKYHNVEFLITTGPGPAPQLDSKNIVFGTVLEGMDIVTSIAAIPTYKPSENIRQYNGFAELLGDGRAKTARAIWNKPQKTVYISDCGELKVAKPTLSPSLP; from the exons ATGGGCTGCTCCGCCACCCTCCTCccttctcctcctcctcatcTCCACCGTCCCCCCACCTTCAAACCGCTCCTCAACCGCCGTTCACTTCTCTTCCTCTCCACCACCCTCTCATTCCCCGCCACCACCATTTCAACTTCCTCCGCCACCCCACCCCCCCAACCAGACACCACCATAACCGAACGTGTCTATTTAGACTTCAGCATTTGCCCTAATTACTTCACAAACAGAACTCTCGGCGATGACTTGTCAAATTGCTCTGATTCTGAGCCAATTGGTCGCCTTGTTCTTGGCCTATACGGAAACTTAGTTCCTATAACTGTTTCAAATTTCAAATCTATGTGTACGGGTACCTCTGGCTCAACCTATAAGGGCACTTTGGTCCAGAAAATTTTCCCGGGTCAGTTTTTTATGGCGGGAAGACAGGGTAGGAGAGATAAAGGAGAAGTGAAACCACCGTTGGAATTAATTAGGAATACAGAGACAGTTGAATCTAAAGCTTTTGTTTTGGAACATAATAGGGGTGGAATAGTTTCATTGCCTTTGTCTGagaatgatgatgatgatgatttgaagttgaatcctaagtATCATAATGTGGAGTTCTTGATTACTACTGGACCTGGTCCTGCTCCTCAGCTTGATAGCAAGAATATTGTTTTTGGAACTGTTCTTGAAG GTATGGATATTGTGACAAGTATAGCTGCCATTCCCACTTATAAACCATCCGAAAATATTCGACAGTATAATGGTTTTGCCGAGCTTCTTGGAGATGGAAGAGCAAAAACTGCTCGCGCAATCTGGAATAAACCACAAAAGACTGTTTACATCAGTGACTGTGGAGAACTCAAAGTGGCAAAACCTACACTTTCGCCTAGCCTACCTTGA